From the genome of Triticum aestivum cultivar Chinese Spring chromosome 1A, IWGSC CS RefSeq v2.1, whole genome shotgun sequence:
CTATCTCTTAATCAAGTGTTCCACCTCTCTAAATACTACCATCCTCAGATTGTTGCATCTCTTGACAATCATCAGTACATGTGTAGCAGATCTTATTTGAAGCCTGATCCTTTGCTACTCAACATGTGTCATGACTCACCACATGATCGGAAGGACAACTTGAGCATGGATGTATATTTGACGAATAAAAACTGAATTGCTATTTGAAAAACATTATGAATTTCATGTCTTCTTGGAATTCTTTTTAAAACCAACTAATTATTTTAGCTATTTGCGAAATAGAACTGTAGTACTCATCCGCCTAGTACATTGATCAAATTGTTCATTTCAAAAGTTAAATCCAATATTTAATTTAGGGAATCCAATTAAACTGATTTAATTGATCAAATGTTTAGGCTGGTCAAAACCATAGTAAAGGAGGTTTTTTTCATATTTATTGTTTAAAAACCGCCATGTGCCAGTCTTGGTAGCCCCATTATGTCAGATATGGCACACTTCTATAGTTTACAGAAGGAGACATGTGTTTACAAACCTCGTGATGCGATTTAGGGACTTAGAAAAACATTTTCTTAGTTCAATCACTAGATTGAACCATACTTAGAAGCCTTGTTTTGAGGAATCATGTGTGTGTGTTGGGCGGGGAGGTCCCCAACTAAAGATATTACTCAAGTTGGCCAAGGCCAATTTGTTACATCATCAGAAGTAGGCAAGAAGAAAGGTATAACCTCCAAGAATTGGTGGTGTCCTTGTGTTCTAGTTTCCTAAACCTATGAAACCAAAGGGTGAAGTCATTTAACATGTATTGTAATGTGGTAGAGCTATCTTGATCAATGTCACTGAATACAAGCATATTCCCAAATCTTTCGATGGGCGTTGAGAATAGCGGTGTTCCAGACTTGGTGGAGCAGAGGTATTGGCGGCTGGAATTCCCAAATACCATTGATATCTTGGACATTTAGGTCAATTCCCAAGTGTTACCATATCCTGACAGTAAAGGAACAATAGAGAAACATGTGCTCTGTTGACTCAGTTTGATGTTGACATCTTAGGAAAGAACTTGACACGACAATATGCTTGTGGTGGAGGTTGAGCTTGTTGTTGAGGCACTTGCAGAATAAGAGCTACACAAATACCTTCACTTTATTGAGCACATACCCAAGACTCCCGGATGAAGTCGACATTTTGATCTATGAACCCCTCGTGCATGAAAAGGCCATAGGTGTGCTTGGTGGAGAAGGGAGCGCCTTTGTTGAGGAAACATTTGTCTTGCCTAACACCAAACAGAAAGTCATGCAACTAAGACAAGAGAAACTATAATTTAAAGGAAGGCACTTGGGGTTAGGCGATTCCTCAGGTTTGGCGTTACATTGTTCAACATGACTGAGATACCCAGATTGTTTTGTCCAACGGAATGGGTGAAAAACAGGTTTGGTATCTAGCCCAAAGACGGTGTAGTGACCATCTTTCATCGTAACGAAATAAACCCATTGTAGTTTAGATATTTGTTGGTtaatagtatttggaagaaaagaGTCATGATTCTGGGTGCAAGTGGCATTAGGATGCTGAAGTTGTGCCCAACACACCCAAGGATTGTTGGTAGGTAGGAGAAATTTAATGAAAAAATTCATGAGTATGCAGATATTCTATGTATGGATACCTTTTATTGTTAGACCATCAAATTATCTTAGTTTGCAAACATTATCCCACGCGATTAAGCATTGTCTGGGTTTTTGTTTTGGATTATGAGTTGTTGAAGGATGTCCGCAATTATGATGAATATGTAGGGGGGTGAAGTGGATTGCCCTGGTGTAGATCATGTTTGCAAGGGTAACAGATGCATGTGcatttaccccgcaaaaaaaagcatGTGCATTTAACTCTAAAACGAACTCCACTTAGTCAAATCAAGACTTAGTAAAACAAACCAAATAATATGAAAACACTATATACACATTATTATAGCTCACCAAAGTGGATCATACGTTACACTACTTAATTAGTGACCAATTAGTTCGACAAATCATCTCAGTGCAACTGTCTACGCATTTTTTTGAGATAGTGTTCCGGAAGTTTACTCGACCAGATTCAGCTGGGGATATAACTCCAATGCTCGGAAAAGAGCACACAACGGAGCACCCAACAAAGTGTAACATCGTCACTCACAACATATATACAAAAAACCAGCTCCACTTAGTGAAATCCAGGcctaacaaaacaaaacaaatcaaATCAAATTAGCAAAGCAGCGGAGCCGCCAATCTTACCTTGTAGGAGTACACTAGCGTAGTGAAGTCGACGGTATATGTTACACTAATTTAATGATCAGTTAGTCCGCCAAGTCCTCTCAGTGTAAACATCAAGAATATATTAGCTACTACGCTAATTAGTTAATGGTCACTTAGTCCGGCAAGTCCTCTTTAGTGTAAGCATCAGGAAaatattatttaagcttgcaggaacACTATATATTCGGCAGGGAGCTTGGTTACTTGCAGTTCATCACAAGCCATTTACCTACACGGCTACACGTGTAGAATAACGCACGTACACACACATGGCTCCTCACGCTCTCTCTTGGATTAGTGTGTCTCTGCTCATCTTCTTGGCGTCGTCGTCATGCGTTGTGGCGAGGGGCGCTCGGGCACCCAAAACCAACGACCCGACGGCCGGGTTCACCGCGGTGAGGCTCGGCGAGAGCAACTTTGCGCTGCAGCGGCCGTTCGATGAGACAAGCGGCGCCCGGTACAGTTTCGACGGCACCGTCCGGAAGCTGTGGGTGCTCTCCTCCGACAAGCCCCACGCCCGCCAGAGCCATACCAGCCCAAGAACTGAGATCAGAATGGCAGTACGTGCCAACTATTACTACTTCTACTCAATATGTATTTGGGTATACATAAAATCAGAGATCTTACTGGTTGCTTTTGCTATTCTTCTACCTGCTGCAGGGATACGACTACAGCTCCGGCGTGTGGCAGTTTGAGGGCCACGGCTACGTCCCCTCAGGCACGACCGGAGTGTCCATCATGCAGGTGTTCGGCGCCGGCGAGACAGCCACCACCCTCATGCTGCACGTCTACAACGGTGCGCTGCGGTACTACGACCGCCAGGTCGTGGAAGACGACATCTATGACAGATGGTTCCGGCTTAACGTGGTCCACGATGTCAAGGCGTCGACGGTGACCGTGTACATCGACGGCAAGCAGAAGCTGCACGTCAATGGCCGTGGCGGCGACTCACATTACTTCAAGTTTGGTGTGTACGCGCAGAACCATGACTCCAGCTGCATGGAGTCTCGTTGGAAGGGGATCAGGATCCTCAAGAAAGACTGACGCTTTGATTCAGACTTTACTGCCGATTACATATTTTTCTCGTATATATTTATGTTTTCGCCTTATCATAGTGGCTGTGTATTGTTTGTGGACTTATGATATTTCTTTTGCGAGGTTGTGGACTTTTGATTTGTAGACATATGAGCCTGAgaatgtatatatgtatatcatCTGTTTGTGgtaatttatttttcctttaatgtCCGGATGATGTTTTTTAGGGGAACCGGATGATGTTTGAGATGTGACGGATCTAGAAAATCTGTGCTCAATTACAAGGCGTATGAATTTTGTATGAAGTCAAACAGTGTAAATTTGACAACATTTTTAGTAAAAACTATCAACAACTACAACATTAATTAAATAGATATGAAATATATTTACTGTATATTTAATGATGTTATTTGGTACTACTGTAGTTTTAACCAAATCCTTGATGGAATATGCTTTAATGAcctcatgatatatgtgaaaagAATATTCATCACAGTACGCATACACAATTACTATTCGTGCGGATGCATAAGTTAGTAAATAATATTCAAAATGGTAACAAATATTATTCCGGTTTCTAAGCAGTGTACATTAAAACTTTTGtgaaacattctcaaatttttaccacaatAAATTGGTGTCATCCGAGGAAACCATGACAAGTTCATGTTTTTCAGACTTCTtttcattttttggaattaaaaaccAATAACCTCCATGTTTGGGATCGAGTCTTGACACCCCATGTTTGGAATTCTTTTCCTTTTCTTGGATAAGGCCTAAACATAGATGAAAGAaaacaaacatgattttttttcaaccCAATATTGTCAACTTTTTTATGCACTTGCAGTTTGTATTCACTAAATTTCAATTAAATACACGTTTACTTCCCATTCGTGCCCATTTTTTCATACACCTGTACTTGGAATCTGAATTATATGCATTAAATGCCTAAAAAATACACTTAATGTCTTaaaaaaggaaagagagagggagaaagaAAATATAAGAAAAATAATGTAGAAAAGAACAAAGGAAAAATGAAAACAAATAGTGTACAAAAGAAATGAAATAAAAGAAAGGAGAAGAAaaatataaatattttttttgCCGTGTACCGCGTGGTAGGAACTCGGCAAAGGAATGCCACGCCGAGTGCCACGCGGGCAACACTCGACTAAGCATGGCTTTTCCAAGTGTCCTATCTTTGCTGAGCTTTTTTCTGCAGTAAGTATCACGGACCTTTGTCGAGTGCCTGACATTATGCACTCGGCAAACACACTGGCACTCAACAAAGTTGCCGATTCTGGTAGTGCAACTACAATATTAAATAGGTATGAAAGTGTATTTTGTTATGTATTTGGTGATACTAATCCTACATACCTAAAAAGCCCATCCACACTATCTGATTTCTGCTTACATGCAGCCTATCCATGTCATCACATATGCCATGTAAGCGAGGTCAGCTAATCGACAATTTCCCTTTAGTTTCTTATGCCACCTCGGCAAAAAATTGTCTCTGCTTCTGTCACTTCTTCGCTCTTTCTCTTCTCCGTAACAAACAAACGGAAGACCTTACGTTGCACAACACCACTTCCTCTCCTCCACAATCTCTAGCAAGAAGGAACTAATGGAAGAATCGCGTAGCCCACGTCTAAAATTGATGAAGGGTCCAAGGGGACGTTTGTGCCATTAAAACCAATACTCAGCATGACTCTTCATCCCCATGGACCGTCGGCCATGCTCCACCCAATTATCCATTCGTCCTTCACCACGGCTGGACATTCCTTTTACTGCTCCTATATCCATGGCTCTGGTGTGCTACTGCTACATCTCTCCCTCCATGAGCTCACTTTTCCAATTTGTTAGCTACCAAATGATTTGGACAATACAACTGCCACTATTAATTCATCTACTCAATACCGTTGATGTGGTGTCGAGCTTTCCTCCGGGGGAGCAGGCTGGAGCTATGGAGGTCGGGAGGAGGAGGCTAGCAACGGCGTGGTCCGTGGAGAGAAGGAGCCGAGGATTCGACAACGTGAAGGATGCGGTGTCGAGATTTTTTTCCGGAGGAGCATGCAACAACTCGATGGAGCCATGGAGGTCAGGATGAGGAGGCCAGCGATGGCATGGTTCCGTGGAGAGAAGGAGCAGAGGACCCGATGACGTGAAGAAGAGGGTGGCCAGCGGCCTGCCCGCGTCTTGCGGCGAGGCGCGGGGCGTGCTATGAATTCGGTACTGCCTATTTGGGCATCGATTTCTCATGTGCATTATGTTTTTTAGGGAATCATGTGCATTATGTCCCTTCTTCACCTATGTTTATTTCTACTTAGGTTTATCATTTTACGATTATCTGATCTTTTTATTTAGGAAAAGATGCcaaggtttctctctctctctctctctctctctctctctatctatctatctatctatctatctatctatctatctatctatctatctatctatctatgtacaCTTACCAATATCTATTTGTGTTCTTATGCAATTCCATTTTTAATCTATTAGTTTTTTCTCATGTACTAGCCTTTTTCCTGCTCAACCTACGGAGCAATGGTGACACATGTAACACTATTTTT
Proteins encoded in this window:
- the LOC123041347 gene encoding citrate-binding protein-like, yielding MAPHALSWISVSLLIFLASSSCVVARGARAPKTNDPTAGFTAVRLGESNFALQRPFDETSGARYSFDGTVRKLWVLSSDKPHARQSHTSPRTEIRMAGYDYSSGVWQFEGHGYVPSGTTGVSIMQVFGAGETATTLMLHVYNGALRYYDRQVVEDDIYDRWFRLNVVHDVKASTVTVYIDGKQKLHVNGRGGDSHYFKFGVYAQNHDSSCMESRWKGIRILKKD